One part of the Haemophilus parainfluenzae genome encodes these proteins:
- the torA gene encoding trimethylamine-N-oxide reductase TorA: MKKNNVNEQRRDFLKKTSLGVAGSALSGGMVGVVSKSAVAKEAEIKTVVTAAHWGPLGVVVEDGKVVKSGPAIEPAVPNELQTVVADQLYSETRVKYPMVRKGFLANPGKSDTTMRGRDEWVRVSWDEALDLVHNQLKRVRDEHGPTGIFAGSYGWFSCGSLHASRTLLQRYMNATGGFVGHKGDYSTGAAQVIMPHVLGTIEVYEQQTSWESVLENSDIIVLWSANPLTTMRIAWMSTDQKGIEYFKKFQASGKRIICIDPQKSETCQMLNAEWIPVNTATDVPLMLGIAHTLVEQGKHDKDFLKKYTSGYAKFEEYLLGKTDGQPKTAEWASKICGVPAETIKQLAADFSSKRTMLMGGWGMQRQRHGEQTHWMLVTLASMLGQIGLPGGGFGLSYHYSNGGVPTATGGIIGSITASPAGKAGAKTWLDDTSKSAFPLARISDVLLNPGKKIHYNGTEITYPDIKAVYWAGGNPFVHHQDTNTLVKAFQQPDVVIVNEVNWTPTARMADIVLPATTSYERNDLTMAGDYSMMSVYPMKQVVPPQFEAKNDYDIFVELAKRAGVEEQYTEGKTEMEWLEEFYNAAFTAARANRVAMPRFDKFWAENKPLSFEAGEAAKKWVRYGEFREDPLLNPLGTPSGKIEIFSDVIEKMHYNDCKGHPSWMEPEEFAGNVTEEYPLALVTPHPYYRLHSQLAHTSLRQKYAVNDREPVMIHPEDAAARGIKDGDIVRIHSKRGQVLAGAVITENIIKGTVALHEGAWYDPMDLGESEKPLCKNGCPNVLTRDEGTSKLAQGNSPNTCIVQVEKFTGKAPEVTVFKQPKQAV; encoded by the coding sequence ATGAAAAAGAATAACGTAAATGAACAACGTCGTGATTTTCTGAAAAAAACATCTTTAGGCGTGGCAGGTAGTGCCCTTTCTGGTGGTATGGTGGGCGTTGTATCAAAAAGTGCGGTCGCAAAAGAAGCTGAAATAAAAACAGTGGTTACTGCGGCTCACTGGGGACCGCTTGGTGTGGTTGTGGAAGATGGTAAAGTTGTGAAATCTGGCCCTGCCATTGAACCTGCTGTACCGAACGAATTACAAACCGTTGTTGCCGATCAGCTATACAGCGAAACTCGCGTGAAATATCCAATGGTGCGTAAAGGCTTTTTAGCTAACCCAGGAAAAAGTGATACCACAATGCGTGGTCGTGATGAATGGGTGCGAGTTTCTTGGGATGAAGCGTTAGATTTAGTACACAATCAGCTTAAACGCGTTCGTGACGAACATGGTCCAACAGGCATTTTTGCCGGTTCTTATGGTTGGTTTAGCTGTGGTTCATTACATGCTTCTCGTACGTTATTACAGCGCTACATGAATGCTACCGGTGGTTTTGTGGGGCATAAAGGGGACTACTCTACGGGTGCTGCGCAAGTCATCATGCCGCATGTGCTTGGTACTATTGAGGTCTATGAACAACAAACCAGCTGGGAATCTGTGTTAGAAAACAGCGATATTATTGTGCTTTGGTCTGCAAACCCACTCACAACCATGCGTATTGCTTGGATGTCTACCGACCAAAAAGGGATTGAATATTTCAAAAAATTCCAAGCGAGTGGAAAACGCATTATTTGTATCGACCCACAAAAAAGCGAAACTTGCCAAATGCTGAACGCAGAATGGATTCCGGTGAATACAGCAACGGATGTGCCGTTAATGCTTGGTATTGCGCATACTTTAGTTGAACAAGGTAAGCATGATAAAGATTTCTTGAAAAAATACACGTCGGGTTATGCTAAATTCGAGGAATATTTATTAGGTAAAACTGATGGCCAACCAAAAACAGCAGAATGGGCGTCAAAAATTTGTGGTGTACCGGCAGAAACGATTAAACAGCTTGCAGCAGATTTTTCTAGTAAACGTACCATGTTAATGGGTGGTTGGGGTATGCAACGCCAACGCCATGGTGAACAAACCCACTGGATGTTAGTCACTCTAGCGTCTATGTTAGGACAAATTGGCTTGCCAGGTGGTGGATTTGGTTTGAGTTATCACTATTCAAATGGTGGGGTGCCAACGGCGACAGGGGGTATTATCGGCTCTATTACCGCAAGTCCAGCAGGCAAAGCGGGTGCAAAAACATGGTTGGATGATACCTCTAAATCTGCTTTCCCATTGGCGCGTATTTCAGATGTGTTGCTCAATCCTGGCAAAAAAATTCACTATAACGGTACTGAAATTACTTACCCTGATATCAAAGCGGTGTATTGGGCAGGCGGTAACCCATTTGTTCACCATCAAGATACCAATACCTTAGTGAAGGCCTTCCAACAACCAGATGTGGTGATTGTGAATGAGGTAAACTGGACGCCAACTGCGCGCATGGCAGATATTGTCTTGCCAGCAACCACCAGTTATGAACGTAATGACTTAACCATGGCAGGCGACTACTCCATGATGAGCGTTTACCCGATGAAACAAGTGGTTCCGCCACAATTTGAAGCGAAAAATGACTATGATATTTTCGTTGAACTTGCTAAACGAGCAGGTGTGGAAGAACAATACACCGAAGGTAAAACGGAAATGGAATGGTTGGAAGAATTCTACAATGCAGCCTTTACTGCCGCACGTGCAAACCGTGTTGCAATGCCTCGTTTTGATAAATTCTGGGCAGAAAATAAACCGTTAAGCTTTGAAGCGGGAGAAGCCGCGAAGAAATGGGTACGTTATGGTGAATTCCGTGAAGATCCATTACTCAATCCGCTCGGCACGCCGTCAGGTAAAATTGAGATTTTCTCTGATGTTATTGAGAAAATGCATTATAACGACTGTAAAGGTCACCCAAGCTGGATGGAGCCAGAAGAATTTGCGGGTAATGTGACAGAAGAATATCCGTTAGCTTTAGTAACGCCACATCCTTACTATCGTTTACACAGCCAATTGGCACATACTTCATTACGTCAAAAATATGCGGTCAATGATCGGGAACCGGTAATGATTCATCCTGAAGATGCGGCTGCTCGCGGTATTAAAGACGGTGATATTGTTCGCATTCATAGCAAACGCGGTCAAGTGCTTGCAGGTGCGGTTATCACAGAAAACATCATCAAAGGTACTGTTGCTCTCCATGAAGGCGCGTGGTATGACCCAATGGACTTAGGTGAAAGTGAAAAACCGTTATGTAAAAATGGTTGTCCAAACGTATTAACACGCGATGAAGGCACATCAAAACTTGCACAAGGTAACTCACCCAATACCTGTATTGTTCAGGTTGAAAAATTTACCGGTAAAGCACCTGAAGTGACGGTATTCAAACAACCTAAACAGGCTGTGTAA
- a CDS encoding helix-turn-helix domain-containing protein, with the protein MKINEKIRQLREQHQLSQENMADKLGMSVTGYAKIERGEVRSNLPRLEQISEVFDMDICELLSYGETEKVYFNNSVTESTNSNNFLFAVGNDNLEKAIQQLQLIISHKDELLAQKDKIILGLEREIALLRNMHKA; encoded by the coding sequence ATGAAAATTAATGAAAAAATTCGTCAATTACGTGAACAACACCAATTATCTCAAGAAAATATGGCGGATAAATTAGGCATGTCGGTGACCGGTTATGCCAAAATTGAACGAGGTGAGGTGCGTTCAAATCTGCCACGTTTGGAGCAAATTTCTGAAGTGTTTGATATGGATATTTGCGAATTGCTTTCTTATGGGGAAACTGAAAAAGTTTATTTTAATAATTCAGTCACAGAATCAACAAATTCAAATAATTTCTTATTCGCTGTTGGTAATGATAATTTAGAAAAAGCCATTCAACAATTGCAATTAATTATTTCTCATAAAGACGAGCTATTGGCACAAAAAGATAAAATTATTCTAGGCTTAGAGCGGGAAATTGCTTTGCTGAGAAATATGCACAAAGCATAG
- a CDS encoding factor H binding protein domain-containing protein yields MKLKNLSIATALLLALTGCGSSGGGNSDNPPTTPNNEIQNNQTTQNQANTQQAELDRLKTQLSQAQNEKQTAEDKLKQAEQLSAQDLNKAKAGLQKAQEELAAAQKALDEKLSLEKMLTRDEVFQFALHNGLNTVDSSEFADNFKNNSKSFVTEQLVEVHKIIALKRLARSYSLSEDEVRNFVNANKDKTLNEARTLLNDKRTERENLINELTALAKQKGLEEWEARNFAYGKNYTDKESAVQDLNNYIAEKDKRKTKIDELINLAKEKGLDDWEAQNFANSNIENERTKALENLDNLLIEKEQSAILDAKRNIIREAYKTPEGFTRKYDPQETTSSNVRGEESSKQTSYIDVYNQKYSIVVGKYEDYKNLNDPMYNRETYSVSIQRNYLNGVNTKDIPNEGKATYIGTAFTKDREGMLTYNVDFANKKGEGNITGLDGLGNLTLHEGNLAEIYGKDWGKGISSDMTSDKWTNMKGEYLLLFYGKNAEEIAGVAEFGKENVSYDDQEVKELFKVVPRNGERNLHYSSSDNIAIGFGGTRGEIQK; encoded by the coding sequence ATGAAACTCAAAAATCTTTCAATTGCAACCGCACTTTTACTGGCGTTAACCGGCTGTGGCAGCAGCGGTGGCGGAAACAGCGATAACCCCCCAACTACGCCCAATAACGAAATTCAAAACAACCAAACAACACAAAATCAAGCTAACACGCAACAGGCTGAACTCGATCGTTTAAAAACGCAACTTTCTCAAGCGCAAAATGAAAAGCAAACGGCAGAAGATAAACTTAAACAAGCCGAGCAGCTTTCTGCGCAAGATTTAAATAAAGCAAAAGCAGGTTTACAAAAAGCACAAGAAGAACTTGCAGCAGCACAAAAAGCATTAGATGAAAAACTCTCCTTAGAAAAAATGCTTACTCGTGATGAAGTATTTCAATTTGCATTACATAACGGTTTAAATACTGTTGATTCTAGCGAATTTGCAGATAATTTCAAAAATAACAGCAAATCATTTGTAACTGAACAGCTCGTTGAAGTTCACAAAATTATAGCGCTTAAACGTTTAGCAAGAAGCTATAGCTTATCCGAAGATGAAGTTCGCAATTTTGTAAACGCAAATAAAGACAAAACATTAAATGAAGCAAGAACATTACTTAATGATAAACGTACAGAAAGAGAAAATTTAATCAATGAATTAACCGCCCTTGCAAAGCAAAAAGGTTTAGAGGAGTGGGAAGCACGTAATTTTGCCTACGGTAAAAACTATACAGATAAAGAAAGTGCGGTCCAAGATCTCAATAATTACATTGCTGAGAAAGATAAACGTAAAACCAAAATCGATGAATTAATTAATCTTGCGAAAGAAAAAGGGTTAGATGATTGGGAAGCGCAGAATTTTGCTAATAGTAATATTGAAAATGAGCGAACTAAAGCATTGGAAAATTTAGATAATTTATTAATAGAAAAAGAGCAATCAGCAATTTTAGATGCAAAACGCAATATCATTAGAGAGGCGTATAAAACACCTGAAGGATTTACTCGAAAATATGACCCACAAGAAACTACATCTTCAAACGTTCGAGGAGAAGAATCATCCAAACAAACATCATATATAGATGTTTATAATCAAAAATATTCTATTGTTGTTGGTAAATATGAAGACTATAAAAACCTTAATGATCCGATGTACAATAGAGAAACATATAGCGTTTCTATACAACGCAATTATCTAAATGGAGTGAATACCAAAGATATACCTAATGAAGGTAAAGCGACTTATATCGGGACTGCTTTCACTAAAGATAGAGAAGGAATGCTTACATATAATGTAGATTTTGCCAATAAAAAAGGTGAGGGAAATATTACCGGTTTAGACGGTTTAGGTAATCTAACTTTACATGAAGGTAATTTAGCCGAAATCTACGGCAAAGATTGGGGTAAAGGCATATCTTCTGATATGACTTCTGATAAATGGACAAACATGAAAGGGGAATATTTACTGCTATTTTACGGAAAAAATGCTGAAGAAATTGCAGGTGTAGCCGAATTTGGTAAAGAAAATGTCTCTTATGATGATCAAGAGGTAAAAGAATTATTTAAAGTTGTGCCTAGAAACGGTGAACGTAATCTCCATTATTCTAGTAGCGATAATATCGCTATCGGCTTCGGCGGTACACGTGGCGAGATCCAAAAATAA
- a CDS encoding porin family protein yields the protein MKKLPYFIILFPLATQAETFQAPQPIFFEKNIVPKTEDPQIKTPEKSTALSRPMTFESNDNTQTKLEKLINYSVVKQQWGILKQTLPLYQSQPQHDVTLYRYALGAMLRAERNHKQAIRLYRQIVDEKPELAYPRFDLGVMLFENKQYHQAKAELERAMPDLSPPMQQFAQRYLATMNERQGWKADVEWQYTQTDNVNNASSQQDILLGKLRFKKDKDSLPQKAHGFRYGLGLSREINVAGNHFVTLNSRFGGVYYWDNQDYSEKSLYAALGYRHRSVLQSLGLTPFFEQNWLGAPRYSQNYGITADLHRELTALWSLSGTLSHTQKRYADANIARRHNGYINGATFALSYQAKPNWLLFGGIEGSMDRSKDKAESSLRRGVNIGTVWQIKDFATRLSLRYVKRYFRAENFYFPMKKRQDKEYGFNISLWHNKLQWKGFIPKLNYRYRKIDSNIPEFYSRTSGEWFVSVERNF from the coding sequence ATGAAAAAACTTCCCTATTTTATCATTCTATTTCCCTTAGCTACTCAAGCTGAAACCTTCCAAGCACCACAGCCTATTTTCTTTGAAAAGAATATCGTGCCAAAAACGGAAGATCCGCAGATAAAAACGCCGGAAAAATCTACCGCACTTTCAAGACCGATGACATTTGAATCCAATGACAATACCCAAACTAAACTGGAAAAACTGATCAATTATAGTGTGGTAAAACAACAATGGGGGATATTGAAACAAACGTTGCCGCTTTATCAATCGCAACCTCAGCACGATGTCACGCTATATCGTTATGCCCTAGGGGCGATGTTGCGTGCGGAGCGCAACCATAAGCAAGCGATTCGTCTTTATCGGCAAATTGTTGATGAAAAACCGGAACTTGCCTATCCGCGTTTCGATTTAGGCGTGATGTTATTTGAAAATAAACAGTATCACCAAGCTAAAGCAGAACTTGAGCGCGCTATGCCGGATTTATCTCCGCCTATGCAACAATTCGCCCAACGTTATTTGGCCACCATGAATGAACGCCAAGGCTGGAAAGCAGACGTAGAATGGCAATATACCCAAACCGACAACGTGAATAACGCGTCATCCCAACAAGATATTTTGTTAGGTAAATTGCGCTTTAAAAAAGACAAAGACTCTTTACCACAAAAAGCGCACGGCTTTCGTTACGGACTTGGGTTAAGCCGTGAAATCAATGTCGCCGGTAATCATTTTGTGACCTTAAACAGCCGTTTTGGCGGCGTGTATTACTGGGATAATCAAGATTATAGCGAAAAATCACTTTACGCCGCATTGGGCTATCGTCATCGTTCCGTCTTACAATCTTTAGGATTGACGCCCTTTTTTGAGCAAAACTGGTTGGGTGCGCCACGTTATAGCCAAAATTATGGCATTACCGCAGATTTACACCGTGAATTAACCGCACTTTGGTCGCTCTCCGGTACGCTTTCCCACACGCAAAAACGTTATGCGGATGCCAATATTGCACGCCGTCATAACGGCTATATTAACGGCGCAACATTCGCATTAAGTTATCAAGCGAAACCGAATTGGTTACTTTTCGGCGGGATTGAAGGCAGTATGGATCGCAGCAAAGACAAAGCAGAGTCCTCACTTCGTCGAGGTGTCAATATCGGCACCGTCTGGCAAATTAAGGATTTTGCTACCCGTTTAAGCCTGCGCTATGTGAAACGTTATTTTCGTGCAGAAAATTTCTATTTCCCAATGAAAAAACGACAAGATAAAGAATACGGTTTTAACATTTCGCTATGGCATAACAAACTGCAATGGAAAGGTTTTATACCTAAATTAAATTATCGTTACCGTAAAATTGACAGTAATATCCCGGAATTTTATTCGCGCACAAGTGGCGAGTGGTTTGTGTCTGTCGAACGTAATTTCTAA
- a CDS encoding aldehyde dehydrogenase family protein: MTKDLNVFDKHYGLLINGEWTNGSEGNTLTAYNPANGEALATFIDATDADVDAAVNAAKEAFKTWKNTSATERATILNKIADIIDENTELFALQETLDNGKPIRETRAADIPLASDHFRYFASVIRAEEGVANQLDSEDLSLILREPIGVVGQIIPWNFPFLMAAWKIAPALAAGCTVVIHPSSTTSLSLLSLAQKINHLLPKGVFNVITGKGSKSGEYMLHHTGFNKLAFTGSTEIGRKIGVAAAEMLIPSTLELGGKSANIFFDDMPFDKALEGAQKGILFNQGQVCCAGSRIFVQESVYDKFIAALKEEFKKVKVGLPWEDDTQMGAQVNGNQVKVISKYVDIAKEEGCQIVVGGGKSTDPALARGEFFQPTLILAPDNKKRVAQEEIFGPVAVVIKFKDEADVIKMANDSDYGLGGAVWTYNINRALRVARALETGRVWVNCYNRLPAGAPFGGYKTSGIGRETHKMMLDAYTQVKNIFISTREEREGMY, encoded by the coding sequence ATGACAAAAGATCTTAATGTCTTTGATAAACACTATGGTTTATTGATCAATGGCGAATGGACAAATGGCTCTGAGGGTAATACCTTAACAGCATATAACCCTGCAAATGGTGAAGCCTTAGCCACCTTTATTGACGCTACGGATGCAGATGTCGATGCTGCAGTGAATGCTGCGAAAGAGGCCTTTAAAACCTGGAAAAATACCAGCGCAACGGAACGAGCTACAATTTTGAATAAAATTGCAGATATTATTGACGAAAATACCGAATTATTCGCTTTACAAGAAACGTTGGATAACGGTAAACCGATTCGCGAAACACGCGCAGCAGATATTCCGTTGGCATCAGATCATTTCCGTTATTTTGCCAGTGTTATTCGCGCCGAAGAAGGTGTCGCAAACCAACTGGATAGCGAAGATTTGTCGTTGATTTTACGCGAGCCTATTGGCGTTGTTGGTCAAATTATTCCATGGAACTTTCCGTTCTTAATGGCTGCATGGAAAATAGCACCGGCATTGGCAGCAGGTTGTACTGTCGTGATTCACCCATCTTCCACTACTTCATTGAGCTTACTTTCCTTAGCTCAAAAAATTAATCATTTATTACCGAAAGGTGTCTTCAATGTTATCACTGGTAAGGGTTCTAAATCTGGCGAATACATGTTGCACCATACTGGATTTAACAAACTGGCATTCACCGGTTCCACCGAAATCGGTAGAAAAATTGGTGTGGCTGCTGCTGAAATGTTGATTCCATCCACCTTGGAATTGGGTGGTAAATCAGCTAATATTTTCTTTGACGATATGCCATTTGATAAAGCATTGGAGGGCGCACAAAAAGGAATTCTCTTCAACCAAGGGCAAGTGTGTTGTGCCGGTTCACGTATTTTCGTACAAGAAAGCGTTTACGATAAATTTATCGCGGCACTAAAAGAAGAATTTAAGAAAGTTAAAGTCGGCTTACCTTGGGAAGATGACACGCAAATGGGGGCGCAAGTAAACGGAAATCAAGTTAAGGTTATTAGCAAGTATGTTGATATTGCTAAAGAAGAAGGGTGTCAAATCGTCGTTGGTGGAGGTAAATCAACCGACCCGGCATTGGCTCGAGGCGAATTTTTCCAACCAACCTTAATTTTAGCGCCTGATAACAAAAAACGCGTGGCACAAGAAGAAATTTTTGGTCCGGTTGCGGTAGTAATCAAATTCAAGGATGAAGCAGATGTAATTAAAATGGCAAATGACAGTGATTATGGCCTAGGTGGTGCGGTGTGGACATATAACATTAACCGTGCGCTACGAGTTGCACGAGCACTTGAAACCGGTCGTGTTTGGGTGAACTGTTATAACCGTTTACCAGCTGGAGCTCCTTTCGGTGGTTATAAAACCTCTGGTATAGGTCGTGAAACCCATAAAATGATGCTTGACGCTTATACACAGGTGAAAAATATCTTCATCAGCACACGTGAAGAGCGTGAAGGTATGTATTAA
- the purT gene encoding formate-dependent phosphoribosylglycinamide formyltransferase, with product MTTLGTALTPNAIKVMMLGSGELGKEVVIELQRLGVEVIAVDRYENAPAQQVAHRAYTISMLDGAALKALVEKERPDYIVPEVEAIATDTLIELEKAGFNVVPTAKATKLTMNREGIRRLAAEELKLPTSPYQFVDNFDDFQSAVEKIGIPCVVKPIMSSSGHGQSILKSKDDLQKAWDYAQQGGRAGAGRVIVEGFVKFDYEITLLTVRHINGTSFLAPIGHRQEDGDYRESWQPQAMSDAALKKAQEVAEKITTALGGRGIFGVEMFVCGDEVIFNEVSPRPHDTGMVTLISQELSEFALHARAILGLPIPEITLISPSASKAIVVEGQSKNVQFGNIAEVLAEPHTNIRIFGKGEVNGHRRLGVLLARDISVEKALEKVERAYAKLDVKL from the coding sequence ATGACAACCCTAGGTACAGCATTAACCCCAAATGCTATTAAAGTGATGATGCTTGGCTCTGGTGAACTAGGCAAAGAGGTGGTAATTGAATTACAACGTTTAGGCGTAGAAGTAATTGCCGTCGATCGTTATGAAAACGCCCCAGCACAACAAGTGGCACATCGTGCTTATACGATTTCCATGCTAGATGGTGCAGCACTCAAAGCCTTAGTGGAAAAAGAGCGCCCAGATTACATTGTGCCGGAAGTAGAAGCCATCGCGACTGATACGCTGATTGAATTAGAAAAAGCGGGTTTTAATGTTGTGCCTACCGCCAAAGCCACCAAGCTGACGATGAATCGCGAAGGCATTCGCCGTTTAGCCGCTGAAGAGCTTAAATTGCCAACCTCTCCTTATCAATTTGTCGATAACTTTGATGACTTCCAAAGTGCGGTTGAAAAAATCGGTATTCCTTGCGTAGTGAAACCGATTATGTCCTCTTCTGGCCACGGTCAAAGTATTTTAAAATCCAAAGACGACTTACAAAAAGCGTGGGATTACGCTCAACAAGGTGGTCGAGCAGGTGCAGGACGCGTGATTGTAGAAGGGTTTGTTAAATTCGATTATGAAATTACCTTACTCACCGTTCGTCACATTAATGGCACCAGCTTCTTAGCACCAATCGGCCATCGCCAAGAAGATGGCGACTATCGCGAATCTTGGCAACCACAAGCCATGTCTGATGCAGCGTTGAAAAAAGCCCAAGAGGTGGCAGAGAAAATCACCACCGCATTAGGTGGTCGCGGTATTTTCGGCGTGGAAATGTTTGTATGTGGTGATGAGGTTATCTTCAATGAAGTTTCCCCTCGCCCACATGATACTGGTATGGTCACGCTGATTTCTCAAGAATTATCCGAATTCGCCTTACACGCCCGCGCGATTTTAGGCTTACCTATTCCAGAAATTACTCTCATTAGTCCATCGGCTTCCAAAGCCATTGTGGTGGAAGGCCAATCGAAAAACGTGCAATTTGGCAATATCGCCGAAGTATTGGCTGAACCACACACCAATATCCGCATTTTCGGCAAAGGCGAAGTCAATGGTCATCGCCGTTTAGGTGTCTTACTCGCTCGTGATATTTCCGTGGAAAAAGCATTGGAAAAAGTAGAACGTGCTTACGCGAAGTTAGACGTGAAATTATAA
- the luxS gene encoding S-ribosylhomocysteine lyase, whose translation MPLLDSFKVDHTRMNAPAVRVAKTMRTPKGDDITVFDLRFCIPNKEILLPKGIHTLEHLFAGFMRDHLNNDNVEIIDISPMGCRTGFYMSLIGTPNERQVADAWLASMKDILTVQDQNQIPELNEYQCGTYTEHSLEEAHEIAKNVISRGVGINKNDDLALDESFLK comes from the coding sequence ATGCCATTACTCGACAGTTTTAAAGTGGATCACACCCGTATGAACGCACCTGCCGTGCGAGTTGCCAAAACGATGCGTACCCCAAAGGGCGATGACATCACTGTTTTCGATCTTCGTTTTTGCATTCCAAACAAAGAAATTCTCCTACCAAAAGGGATTCACACCCTTGAACATTTATTTGCGGGCTTCATGCGAGACCATTTAAACAATGACAATGTAGAAATCATCGATATTTCCCCAATGGGCTGTCGCACAGGTTTTTACATGTCATTAATTGGTACACCAAACGAGCGACAAGTGGCTGATGCATGGTTAGCTTCCATGAAAGATATTTTAACCGTGCAAGATCAAAACCAAATTCCTGAATTAAATGAATACCAATGCGGAACTTACACTGAGCATTCTTTAGAAGAAGCACATGAAATTGCTAAAAATGTGATTTCTCGCGGTGTGGGGATTAATAAAAATGACGATTTAGCACTCGATGAATCTTTCTTAAAATAA
- a CDS encoding YqaA family protein → MWDIFSFSFWADFWQTHGLWLMFFSAFLSATILPGNSEIVFVSLAAPKVLVGSLLSADIFWLVFLATTGNALGSFTTYWIGRWFPKINSKNDRTLWIINKIQRYGAITLLLSWLPIIGDVFCAVAGWLRLNWLSCLIFMTIGKALRYIALLFFSLPFVS, encoded by the coding sequence ATGTGGGACATTTTCTCTTTCAGCTTTTGGGCTGATTTTTGGCAAACCCATGGGCTATGGCTGATGTTTTTCAGTGCTTTCTTAAGTGCCACCATTTTGCCGGGTAATTCAGAAATTGTTTTTGTCTCCCTTGCTGCGCCAAAAGTATTGGTCGGGTCATTATTAAGTGCGGATATTTTTTGGCTTGTTTTTCTAGCAACCACAGGCAACGCATTAGGTAGCTTTACCACTTACTGGATTGGTCGATGGTTTCCAAAAATTAATAGCAAAAATGACCGCACTTTGTGGATAATAAACAAAATACAACGTTATGGCGCCATCACTTTATTATTAAGTTGGCTGCCTATTATCGGGGATGTGTTTTGTGCGGTAGCCGGTTGGCTTCGTTTAAATTGGCTAAGTTGTTTGATTTTTATGACGATTGGAAAAGCACTGCGTTATATTGCCCTACTCTTTTTCAGTTTACCTTTCGTGTCATAG
- a CDS encoding beta-phosphoglucomutase family hydrolase: MIDNRLFEKYDGLIFDMDGTLIDTMPVHARAWNMVGEQFGYRFNSQIMYDLGGATVSTIASAIMQDAGMPQERLNEVIQAKRKLSYELIPTESKLLPTFDVVRHYYQQKPIALGSGSNRRIIDMLMQKLDIKHYFNAIVSADDVKEHKPHPETFLRCAELAKAEPSRCIVFEDADLGVKAGLSAGMDVFDVRTREIIRA; the protein is encoded by the coding sequence ATGATAGATAACAGACTTTTTGAAAAATATGATGGCCTGATTTTTGATATGGATGGCACCTTAATCGACACCATGCCAGTACACGCCCGAGCCTGGAACATGGTGGGGGAACAATTTGGTTATCGTTTTAACAGCCAAATTATGTATGATTTAGGTGGCGCAACCGTGAGCACTATCGCCTCTGCCATTATGCAAGATGCCGGTATGCCACAAGAACGTTTAAATGAAGTGATACAAGCAAAACGCAAACTTTCTTATGAATTGATTCCAACAGAATCAAAATTACTCCCAACCTTTGACGTAGTGCGTCATTACTATCAACAAAAGCCAATTGCGCTTGGTTCAGGTTCAAACCGCCGAATCATTGATATGTTGATGCAAAAATTAGATATCAAACATTACTTTAATGCCATTGTCAGCGCTGATGATGTGAAAGAACATAAACCACATCCAGAAACCTTTTTGCGCTGTGCAGAACTGGCAAAAGCTGAACCATCTCGTTGTATCGTCTTTGAAGATGCCGATCTCGGCGTAAAAGCGGGATTAAGTGCGGGGATGGATGTGTTTGATGTCAGAACGCGCGAGATTATTAGAGCCTAA